The following coding sequences are from one Cercospora beticola chromosome 4, complete sequence window:
- a CDS encoding uncharacterized protein (BUSCO:EOG09261JCQ), with product MEQNGSIFIKLGQHLTSLNYLLPSEWCDTFIPLQDKCPVSSYGSIEEMVYHDTGKRLEDYFSEFAAEPIGAASLAQVHIARLKENGEKVAVKVQHPGLDEWAALDMWLTTNTFRTLRYWFPNYDLTWLSDEMEVSLPQELDFRQEGKNAKKMKDYFSKIKGTPLIIPEVYSAERRILVMEYITGHRPDDLEFLDANGISRDEVSAALANIFNEMIFGKNAPLHCDPHGGNMAIRLNPNKRKPRNFDVILYDHGLYRDIPDHLRKAYAHMWLAVLDTDIPRMRKYAYEIAGIGDEDFPIFASAVTGRDYGVVERGVAAQHRNDEEKRSLSEQMGQDLVEKIVGLLGRVPRVILLILKTNDLTRSLDENLHTTQGPMRSFMILARYAARCVWEEQKESISGSVFWPKNFFTLSFGLLEYTKVVLKLRIYEYYLSARRRLGLQNPATLQEMQQQQ from the coding sequence ATGGAGCAGAATGGATCGATATTCATCAAGCTCGGACAGCATCTCACGTCGCTGAATTATTTGCTACCCAGCGAGTGGTGTGATACCTTCATACCCCTGCAGGACAAATGTCCGGTATCGAGTTACGGCAGCATTGAAGAGATGGTATACCATGACACGggcaagagactagaagacTACTTCTCAGAGTTTGCGGCCGAGCCCATAGGAGCAGCGTCACTGGCACAGGTACACATAGCGCGGCTGAAGGAGAACGGGGAGAAGGTAGCGGTCAAGGTGCAGCACCCCGGACTTGACGAATGGGCAGCACTGGATATGTGGTTGACTACCAACACTTTCCGGACATTACGATATTGGTTCCCAAACTACGACCTGACATGGCTCAGCGACGAAATGGAAGTATCGTTACCGCAAGAGCTAGATTTCCGACAAGAAGGAAAGAACGCCAAGAAGATGAAAGATTACTTCTCAAAGATCAAAGGGACGCCTTTGATCATACCAGAAGTATACTCTGCAGAACGAAGGATCCTAGTCATGGAGTATATCACAGGCCATCGACCCGATGATCTCGAATTCCTCGATGCCAACGGAATTAGCCGCGACGAAGTCTCCGCCGCTTTAGCCAACATCTTCAACGAAATGATCTTCGGCAAGAACGCTCCCTTACACTGTGACCCTCACGGTGGTAACATGGCCATTCGCCTCAATCCCAACAAACGCAAACCTCGAAACTTCGATGTAATCCTATATGACCACGGCCTCTACCGAGATATTCCAGACCATCTCCGCAAAGCCTACGCACACATGTGGCTCGCCGTGCTCGACACCGACATCCCTCGGATGCGAAAATACGCCTACGAAATCGCCGGGATAGGTGATGAAGACTTCCCCATCTTCGCCTCGGCCGTCACAGGACGCGACTACGGCGTCGTAGAGCGAGGCGTCGCAGCACAACATCGCAACGATGAAGAAAAACGTAGTCTGTCCGAGCAAATGGGCCAGGACCTGGTTGAGAAAATCGTGGGACTTCTAGGTCGTGTGCCGAGGGTCATCCTTCTCATTTTGAAAACCAATGACTTGACCCGGAGCCTCGATGAGAATCTTCATACAACGCAAGGACCTATGCGTTCGTTCATGATTCTTGCCCGATATGCTGCGCGATGCGTGTGGGAAGAACAGAAAGAGAGTATTTCGGGAAGTGTATTCTGGCCAAAGAATTTTTTCACTTTATCATTCGGACTTCTGGAGTATACGAAGGTTGTACTGAAGTTGAGAATTTATGAGTATTATCTTTCCGCGAGGAGGAGGTTAGGCTTGCAGAATCCGGCGACTCTTCaggagatgcagcagcagcagtag
- a CDS encoding uncharacterized protein (BUSCO:EOG092635SS), producing MAEKQPVPPAATAPDPDEDDLDDLDDVLDSFQNAKVSEPAKAAPATAPAASTSTPAPSGPGRPPVVSHDAGSEADFAAQLEAGMKGLIGELDSNPEMQAEFEKMMQELIAAGAAGSDAQAGEHLREAAKVVSPEQSKAKPATAGAGAGASSSAAPKRAGGKQDNFQDSIRKTMERMQASDSTAKQSTSQNMSEEDLLAQMMRELTEGGEGGEEGFNSMLMNMMAHLTNKEILYDPMKELHDKYPEYLEKNKDKISKEDLTRYQTQQTLVKEIVERFERKEYSDNNEDDREYIVERMQKMQAEGSPPTDLVGDMSAAQEALGDLEGGCPTQ from the exons ATGGCCGAGAAACAACCAGTACCACCGGCGGCGACAGCACCTGATCCAGACGAGGATGACTTGGACGACCTGGACGATGTGCTTGACAGCTTCCAAAATGCGAAGGTCTCCGAGCCCGCGAAGGCcgctccagcaacagcaccagCCGCCTCTACATCCACGCCAGCACCCTCAGGGCCAGGCCGACCACCTGTAGTCAGTCACGATGCAGGCTCCGAGGCAGACTTTGCAGCACAGCTGGAAGCTGGCATGAAAGGTCTCATAGGAGAGCTGGACTCGAATCCTGAAATGCAGGCCGAATTTGAGAAGATGATGCAGGAGCTCATAGCAGCCGGAGCCGCAGGGTCAGATGCACAAGCTGGAGAGCATCTACGAGAGGCCGCGAAAGTAGTCTCGCCCGAACAAAGCAAAGCGaagccagcaacagcaggagcaggGGCAGGAGCATCTTCATCAGCTGCGCCCAAGAGAGCCGGTGGCAAGCAGGACAACTTCCAAGACAGCATTCGCAAAACGATGGAGCGAATGCAGGCTTCCGACAGCACAGCTAAACAATCCACATCGCAAAATATGTCTGAAGAAGACCTGCTGGCGCAAATGATGCGTGAGTTGACAGAGGGCGGGgaaggaggcgaagaagggtTCAACAGCATGCTCATGAACATGATGGCACATTTGACGAATAAGGAAATTCTTTACGATCCAATGAAAGAATTGCATGATAAGTATCCGGAGTACTTggagaagaacaaggacaAGATTTCAAAGGAGGATTTGACGAGGTATCAAACACAGCAGACGCTCGTCAAGGAGATTGTGGAGAGGTTTgagaggaaggagtataGCGATAACAACGAGGACGACCGAGAGTATATCGTGGAGCGGATGCAGAAG ATGCAAGCGGAGGGCTCGCCACCTACAGATCTCGTTGGAGACATGTCTGCCGCGCAAGAAGCCTTGGGAGATCTGGAAGGCGGGTGTCCCACCCAATAA